The following DNA comes from Candidatus Peregrinibacteria bacterium.
AAACGGAATAAGGAAGGCTATCCTTCTGATGTATTGCTCAAAAAAGAAAAAAATCAGTCAAGCGACAACAACGTTCGTTTTTTTTCTATAGCAGGAAGTACTGAGGTACCAAATGAGAAGACTGGTGAATCAAATACATCAAACTTTGAAATTCAAATTGTTCTCGAGGGAAATAGAAACGAATGCGGAATGGCGAATCATTATGTTTATGAGGCAATACAAAAAATGAGCGTTGTCTCTCGTCTTTTTGGGAGTTTTTCGGGAGAATATCTTGATCTCATTTGCCAAGAGGCAGCAGAACTTGAGGCGGAAAAATGGAATGCGAATGGATTCGGGAAAAACGCAATGGAAGATGATTGTATTCAAAAGAGAGTCTTTAATATTAAAAAGTATATTCTCTCTAACAAGAAGATTGTGGATGTTACGCACCTCGTTCCCAGAAAAAATAAAAATGGAAAACGATATTATATTTCTCAAGATCATTTTACAAGGTGGGAAAGAGTAGGGATTCTCCCCGATTCTTTTGTAAAGGAATAGGAAAGAAAAAAGCGGTGTCGTTCCTCTTTCAACTCCTGAAAATGGAAAAACCCATTGAGGAAACCTTCCTTTTTAGCGCATAATGCGAGCACTTTTTTCCGTTTTTCATGGATTATCGTTCATTTCTCTCTACTCAAGATCCTGCTGTTGCCGCTATGCTTTCTGGTGAAGAGTCTCGCCAAGTGGAAGGTATGGAGCTTATTGCTTCCGAAAATTATGTTTCTCCTGCGGTGCTTGCTGCACTTGGGAGTATTTTTACCAATAAATATTCTGAAGGGTATCCGGGGAAACGCTATTATGGAGGACAAACGTATACCGATAAAATAGAGCAACTCGCTATTGATCGTGTGAAACAACTCTTTCCTGGTGCCAATTTTGCCAATGTTCAACCGCATTCGGGGTGTCCTGCGAATGAAGCAGTGTATTATTCTTTGCTTGAACCGGGTGACACCGTACTCGGAATGGACTTAAGTCATGGAGGACACCTCTCCCATGGGCATCCCGTAACAAAAATGGCGAAACTCTTTCGTTTTGTGCGATACAAAATGAAAGATACGAGCACGGGAGAAATTGATTATGACGAACTTCGACAGACAGCTCTTCAGGAAAAGCCAAAAATTATTCTTGCTGGATTTTCTGCGTATACGCGCGAGCTGGATTACGGAAAATTCAAGGAAATTGCTGATGAAGTGGGTGCAGTAACTATGATGGACGTGGCGCACATCGCAGGGCTCATCGCTGGAAAACAGCTCAAAAATCCATTCGATTTTGGGTTTGATATTGTCACTTCCACTACACACAAAACACTCCGCGGACCTCGCGGAGGTCTTATCCTTTCTCGTCATGAGGAGCATGCGAAAAAAATCGACAAAACCGTTTTTCCAGGGTTACAAGGTGGACCACATATGAACAATATTGCCGCGAAAGCCGTGGCATTTGGTGAGGCGCTCAAGCCAGAATTTCAGGAATACGCCGCACAGGTTATTCGCAACGCAAAGGCAATGGAAGATGTATTCCGTTCTAATGACGTTCGCATGATTTCGGGAGGAACCGATAATCACATGTTGTTGATTGATGCAGTAACAAGCTGGGGAGCAACTGGAGGAGAGGCTGAAACTGCTCTTGATGAAGTTCATATCACGCTCAATAAAAATGCCATTGCCGATGATCCACGTTCGCCCATGGACCCCTCAGGAATTCGACTTGGTGCTCCTGCTATGACCACTCGTGGCTTTCGAGAAGCAGAATTTCGACAAGTGGCAAAGTGGATTAATGAAGCAGTTCTTCAGCGAAATAATCTGGAAAAGCTTCGTGAAATTGGAGCAGAGGTCAATATTCTCTGTAAACAGTTTCCTGTTCCTGGTATTACAGCAGTATGAGCACTCCTCTTCTTGCCCTTCGGGAACAAATAGAACACACGGAAGAAAAAGTTCTTGCTCCGTACGCGTGTTTTGCAGGAAAGAGTAAGGGGCGCGTGCACAAAGAGGATCCAGACGTTCAACGAACCTGCTTTGCTCGTGATCGTGATCGTATAATCCATTGCTCTGCTTTTCGTCGACTTAAAGGAAAAACACAGGTGTTTGTGGCACATCACGGAGATCATTTTCGGAATCGTCTCACACACACCATGGAGGTGGCGCAACTTGCTCGTGATTTTTCACGAAATTTGCGAATCAATGAAGATTTGGCAGAAGCGATTGCTTTGGCACACGATTTAGGGCACACCCCATTTGGGCA
Coding sequences within:
- a CDS encoding serine hydroxymethyltransferase is translated as MDYRSFLSTQDPAVAAMLSGEESRQVEGMELIASENYVSPAVLAALGSIFTNKYSEGYPGKRYYGGQTYTDKIEQLAIDRVKQLFPGANFANVQPHSGCPANEAVYYSLLEPGDTVLGMDLSHGGHLSHGHPVTKMAKLFRFVRYKMKDTSTGEIDYDELRQTALQEKPKIILAGFSAYTRELDYGKFKEIADEVGAVTMMDVAHIAGLIAGKQLKNPFDFGFDIVTSTTHKTLRGPRGGLILSRHEEHAKKIDKTVFPGLQGGPHMNNIAAKAVAFGEALKPEFQEYAAQVIRNAKAMEDVFRSNDVRMISGGTDNHMLLIDAVTSWGATGGEAETALDEVHITLNKNAIADDPRSPMDPSGIRLGAPAMTTRGFREAEFRQVAKWINEAVLQRNNLEKLREIGAEVNILCKQFPVPGITAV